The following are encoded together in the Citrus sinensis cultivar Valencia sweet orange chromosome 1, DVS_A1.0, whole genome shotgun sequence genome:
- the LOC102628046 gene encoding dnaJ homolog subfamily C GRV2 isoform X1, whose amino-acid sequence MDPVNTPSNSAPHPPPEETEYLARYLVVKHSWRGRYKRILCISNATIITLDPNTLAVTNSYEVASDFEGATPIIGRDDNANEFNISVRTDGRGKFKAFKFSSRFRASILTELHRIRWVRLNAVAEFPVLHLRRRNSEWVAYKLKVTYVGVELTDLRSGDLRWCLDFRDMDSPAIVLLSDAYGKRSETGGFVLCPLYGRKSKAFQAAPGTTNSAIVSSLTKTAKSMVGLSLSVDSSQPLSVAEYIKRRAKEAVGADETPCGGWSVTRLRSAAHGTLNVSGLSLGIGPKGGLGEHGGAVSRQLILTRVSLVERRPDNYEAVIVRPLSAVSSLVRFAEEPQMFAIEFNDGCPIHVYASTSRDSLLAAVRDVLQTEGHYPVPVLPRLTMPGHRIDPPCGVVRMQVRKQRPVADMESTSMHLKHLAAVAKDAVAESGQVSGSRAKLWRRIREFNACIPYSGVPPSVEVPEVTLMALITMLPSTPNLPPESPPLPPPSPKAAATVMGFVACLRRLLTSRTAASHVMSFPAAVGRIMGLLRNGSEGVAAEAAGLIAILIGGGSGDTNMLTDSKGEQHATMMHTKSVLFSQQGYLIVLVNRLRPMSVSPLLSMAVVEVLETMICEPHSETTQYTVFVELLRQVAGLRRRLFALFGHPAESVRETVAVIMRTIAEEDAIAAESMRDAALRDGALLRHLLHAFFLPAGERREVSRQLVALWADSYQPALDLLSRVLPPGLVAYLHTRSDGVLSEDANLEGSLTSRRQRRLLQQRKGRPGRGIASQEHSVPYVNNVEANDPTRQKTSAFRGPGSHQTSNLDPSSGQASAFQSPAARSGENLVSDIPYMGFSQNDHPAVVATADSPLRGVHESLDPKATSSVDSDANAVGFQNTDIPAPAQVVVESTPVGSGRLLLNWPEFWRAFSLDHNRADLVWNERTRQELREALQAEVHKLDVEKERTEDIVPGGATLETMTGQDSVPQISWNYPEFSVSYPSLSKEVCVGQYYLRLLLESGSSGRAQDFPLRDPVAFFRALYHRFLCDADIGLTVDGAIPDELGASDDWCDMGRLDGFGGGGGSSVRELCARAMAIVYEQHYTTIGPFEGTAHITVLLDRTDDRALRHRLLLLLKVLMKVLANIEACVLVGGCVLAVDLLTVVHETSERTAIPLQSNLLAATAFMEPFKEWMFIDKDGAQVGPVEKDAIRRFWSKKAIDWTTRCWASGMLDWKKLRDIRELRWALAVRVPVLTPTQVGEAALAILHNMVSAHSDLDDAGEIVTPTPRVKWILSSSRCLPHIAQAMLSGEPSIVEAAAALLKAVVTRNPKAMIRLYSTGAFYFALAYPGSNLYSIAQLFSVTHVHQAFHGGEEAAVSSSLPLAKRSVLGGLLPESLLYVLERSGPAAFSAAMVSDSDTPEIIWTHKMRAENLIRQVLQHLGDFPQKLSQHCHSLYEYAPMPPVTYPELKDEMWCHRYYLRNLCDEIQFPNWPIVEHVEFLQSLLVMWREELTRRPMDLSEEEACKILEISLDDVSSDDSHKSYSSEEMSNISKKIENIDEEKLKRQYRKLAMKYHPDKNPEGREKFLAVQKAYERLQATMQGLQGPQPWRLLLLLKGQCILYRRYGDVLEPFKYAGYPMLLNAVTVDEDDNNFLSSDRAPLLVAASELLWLTCASSSLNGEELVRDGGIQLLSTLLSRCMCVVQKTTPAMEPSAVIVTNVMRTFSVLSQFESARTEVLQFSGLVQDIVHCTELELVPGAVDAALQTIAHVSVSSELQDALLKAGALWFLLPLLLQYDSTAEKSDTNESHGVGASVQIAKNMHAVRAAQALSRLSGLCSNGISIPYNEAAASALRALLTPKLASLLKDQIPKNLLSKLNTNLESPEIIWNSSTRAELLKFVDQQRASQSPDGSYDLKDSNGFLYEALSKELYVGNVYLRVYNDQPDFEITEPEAFCVALIDFISYLVHNQSATKSDVQGEESLDGLSSKIVQDKLSLDPSSSKTFELPSDATDSSMNERKVNDESLAVSDRKVTGKEDSVMIKNLQFGLTSLQNILTSNPNLASIFSTKEKLLPLFECFSVPFAPDSNIPQLCLNVLSLLTTCASCLEAMVADGSSLLLLLQMLHYAPACREGVLHVLYALASTPELAWAAAKHGGVVYILELLLPSQQEIPLQQRAAAASLLGKLVGQPMHGPRVAITLARFLPDGLVSVIRDGPGEAVVSALEQTTETPELVWTPAMAASLSAQISTMASDLYREQMKGRVVDWDVPEQASAQQEMRDEPQVGGIYVRLFLKDPKFPLRNPKRFLEGLLDQYLSSIAATHYDTQAIDPELPLLLSAALVSLLRVHPALADHVGYLGYVPKLVAAVAYEGRRETMSTEEVKNGNSEADRTYESDDGSAQPVQTPQERVRLSCLRVLHQLAASTTCAEAMAATSTGTPQVVPILMKAIGWQGGSILALETLKRVVVAGNRARDALVAQGLKVGLVDVLLGLLDWRAGGRNGLSSQMKWNESEASIGRVLAIEVLHAFAAEGAHCSKVRDILSASDVWSAYKDQKHDLFLPSNAQSAAAGVAGLIESSSSRLPYALTAPPQSSHPRPPSTAFDSNGMHDQLS is encoded by the exons ATGGACCCCGTTAATACTCCTTCCAATTCTGCCCCGCATCCGCCTCCGGAAGAGACCGAGTACCTCGCCCGTTACTTGGTCGTTAAACACTCGTGGCGCGGCCGTTACAAGAGGATTCTTTGTATCTCTAACGCTACCATCATCACGTTGGACCCCAACACGCTTGCCGTTACCAATTCGTATGAAGTGGCGTCCGATTTCGAAGGTGCCACGCCGATCATCGGCCGCGATGATAATGCGAATGAGTTTAATATAAGCGTTAGGACTGATGGGCGTGGCAAATTTAAGGCGTTTAAGTTTTCATCAAGGTTTAGGGCGAGTATCTTGACCGAGTTGCATAGAATTAGGTGGGTTAGACTCAATGCTGTCGCGGAATTTCCAGTGCTTCATCTTCGGAGACGGAACTCGGAATGGGTTGCTTAT AAATTGAAAGTTACTTATGTTGGAGTTGAACTTACTGATTTACGATCTGGAGACCTGAGGTGGTGCTTGGACTTTAGAGACATGGATTCACCTGCCATCGTTCTATTAAGTGATGCCTATGGGAAGAGAAGTGAAACTGGAGGTTTTGTTCTTTGTCCTTTATATGGGAGAAAATCTAAAGCTTTCCAGGCTGCTCCAGGGACCACCAATTCTGCTATCGTTTCAAGTTTG ACTAAAACTGCCAAATCGATGGTTGGGTTGTCACTATCTGTGGACAGTTCCCAGCCCCTCTCTGTGGCAGAGTACATAAAGAGACGAG CCAAAGAAGCTGTTGGGGCAGATGAAACCCCTTGTGGAGGTTGGTCGGTGACGAGGTTGCGCTCTGCTGCTCATGGAACGTTAAATGTTTCTGGACTGAGTTTGGGAATTGGCCCTAAAGGAGGCCTTGGGGAGCATGGTGGTGCTGTTTCACGTCAACTCATCCTTACAAGGGTCTCACTTGTTGAAAGACGCCCAGATAACTATGAA GCTGTTATTGTTCGCCCTTTATCTGCTGTAAGCTCGCTCGTTCGATTTGCAGAGGAGCCCCAGATGTTTGCTATTGAATTCAATGATGGATGCCCCATCCAT GTATACGCAAGCACATCACGTGACAGCTTACTTGCTGCAGTTCGGGATGTTTTGCAGACAGAA GGTCATTACCCTGTGCCAGTTTTACCAAGATTGACAATGCCTGGTCATCGGATTGATCCACCCTGTGGAGTTGTTCGCATGCAAGTCAGAAAGCAGCGTCCTGTTGCTGATATGGAAAGTACATCCATGCATTTGAAACACTTGGCAGCAGTTGCCAAAGATGCTGTTGCTGAAAGTGGCCAAGTTTCTGGTTCAAGAGCTAAGCTATGGCGTAGAATACGGGAGTTCAATGCTTGTATTCCATACAGTGGAGTGCCTCCTAGTGTTGAAGTGCCTGAGGTAACTTTGATGGCATTGATTACAATGCTTCCATCTACCCCAAATCTTCCTCCAGAGTCCCCTCCTTTACCACCTCCTTCACCTAAAGCTGCTGCAACCGTGATGGGGTTTGTTGCATGTTTGCGTAGACTACTTACTTCAAGAACTGCAGCGTCACACGTGATGTCTTTTCCTGCTGCTGTTGGAAGAATAATGGGTTTGCTGAGAAATGGATCTGAGGGTGTGGCTGCTGAAGCTGCAGGGCTGATTGCTATACTTATTGGCGGTGGTTCTGGGGATACAAATATGTTAACTGATTCTAAAGGAGAGCAGCATGCCACAATGATGCACACAAAGTCTGTATTATTCTCTCAACAGGGCTATCTTATTGTCCTGGTCAACCGTCTGAGGCCTATGTCAGTATCCCCTTTGCTGTCAATGGCTGTTGTTGAAGTTCTTGAGACAATGATATGTGAACCACATAGTGAAACCACCCAATACACTGTTTTTGTTGAATTGTTGCGCCAAGTTGCTGGTTTGCGGCGTCGTTTATTTGCACTTTTTGGACATCCCGCTGAAAGTGTAAGGGAAACAGTTGCTGTTATCATGCGTACTATTGCAGAAGAAGATGCAATTGCTGCAGAGTCGATGCGCGACGCTGCTTTGCGTGATGGTGCTTTGCTGAGGCATTTGTTGCACGCGTTTTTCCTTCCTGCTGGCGAGCGACGTGAGGTGAGTCGACAACTTGTAGCTCTTTGGGCAGATTCTTATCAACCAGCTCTAGATTTATTGTCTAGAGTGCTACCTCCTGGGCTTGTTGCTTATTTGCACACACGTTCTGATGGAGTTTTGTCTGAAGATGCAAATTTAGAAGGATCATTGACCAGTAGGAGACAGAGACGCTTGCTCCAACAGAGGAAAGGCCGTCCTGGTAGAGGAATTGCATCTCAAGAGCATTCTGTGCCTTATGTTAATAATGTTGAAGCCAATGACCCAACAAGGCAGAAAACAAGTGCTTTTAGAGGGCCAGGTAGCCATCAAACATCTAATCTAGATCCGAGTTCTGGACAGGCTTCAGCCTTCCAATCTCCGGCTGCTCGTTCTGGTGAAAATTTGGTCAGCGATATACCGTATATGGGCTTTTCCCAAAATGATCATCCCGCTGTTGTTGCCACAGCTGATTCTCCGTTAAGGGGTGTACATGAATCACTAGATCCAAAAGCTACAAGTTCAGTTGATTCTGATGCTAATGCAGTTGGTTTCCAGAACACAGACATTCCAGCTCCTGCTCAGGTTGTTGTAGAGAGCACACCTGTAGGTTCTGGTCGGCTGCTTCTTAATTGGCCTGAATTTTGGCGAGCTTTTAGCCTTGATCACAATCGTGCAGATTTAGTATGGAATGAGCGTACTAGGCAGGAGCTGAGGGAGGCTTTGCAGGCTGAAGTTCATAAGCTAGATGTCGAGAAAGAGCGTACTGAGGATATAGTTCCTGGAGGTGCTACCCTTGAGACTATGACTGGGCAAGATAGTGTGCCACAGATTTCTTGGAATTATCCTGAGTTTTCTGTTAGTTATCCTAGCTTGTCCAAAGAAGTTTGTGTGGGTCAATATTACTTACGATTGTTGCTTGAGAGTGGCAGTAGTGGCAGGGCACAGGATTTTCCATTGCGTGATCCTGTTGCCTTTTTTAGAGCACTCTATCATCGTTTCTTATGTGATGCAGACATAGGCCTAACAGTAGATGGTGCAATACCTGATGAGTTGGGTGCATCTGATGATTGGTGTGATATGGGAAGATTGGATGGTTTTGGAGGTGGCGGAGGTTCTTCAGTTAGGGAGCTATGTGCTAGGGCAATGGCAATTGTATATGAACAGCATTATACTACAATTGGACCTTTTGAAGGTACTGCACATATTACAGTTCTTTTAGATAGGACGGACGATAGAGCTTTGAGACACcgtcttcttctccttctgaAG GTTTTAATGAAGGTTTTAGCAAATATCGAGGCTTGTGTTTTGGTTGGAGGGTGTGTATTAGCTGTTGATCTGCTGACAGTGGTGCATGAAACTTCAGAGCGAACTGCTATTCCTTTACAGTCAAATTTACTAGCGGCTACAGCATTCATGGAACCATTTAAGGAATGGATGTTTATTGACAAGGATGGAGCACAAGTAGGACCAGTGGAGAAGGATGCCATTAGAAGATTTTGGTCAAAGAAAGCTATTGATTGGACAACTAGGTGTTGGGCTTCTGGGATGTTAGATTGGAAAAAGTTACGTGATATCCGTGAACTTCGTTGGGCGCTTGCTGTTCGGGTTCCTGTTCTCACACCAACTCAG GTAGGTGAGGCAGCATTAGCCATATTGCATAACATGGTATCTGCACATTCAGATTTGGATGATGCTGGAGAGATAGTTACTCCAACTCCGAGGGTAAAGTGGATCTTATCAAGCTCACGCTGCCTTCCGCATATTGCCCAG GCTATGCTTTCTGGGGAACCAAGTATCGTAGAGGCTGCTGCGGCTTTGCTGAAGGCTGTTGTCACAAGAAATCCCAAGGCCATGATACGTCTATACAGCACTGGTGCCTTCTATTTTGCTCTAGCATACCCTGGATCAAATCTCTATTCAATTGCTCAACTCTTTTCTGTGACTCACGTGCATCAAGCATTTCATGGTGGGGAAGAAGCTGCAGTTTCGTCTTCACTGCCTCTGGCAAAACGTAGTGTATTGGGAGGGCTTCTCCCAGAGTCCTTGTTGTATGTGTTGGAGCGTAGTGGTCCAGCTGCATTTTCAGCAGCAATGGTATCAGATTCTGACACTCCTGAGATCATATGGACACACAAAATGCGAGCAGAAAATCTGATTCGTCAG GTTTTGCAGCATCTTGGTGATTTTCCCCAGAAATTGTCACAGCACTGCCATTCTTTATATGAGTATGCTCCAATGCCACCAGTGACATACCCTGAGCTCAAAGATGAAATGTGGTGTCACCGTTATTATCTTCGGAACTTATGTGATGAGATTCAGTTTCCAAATTGGCCAATTGTTGAACATGTGGAGTTTCTACAGTCATTACTTGTGATGTGGCGTGAAGAGTTGACACGTAGACCTATGGATCTCTCAGAAGAAGAAGcttgtaaaatattagagatATCCCTGGATGATGTATCCAGTGATGATTCCCATAAGAGCTATTCTTCTGAGGAGATGTCTAATATATCCAAGAAGATTGAGAACATTGATGAGGAGAAGCTCAAACGCCAATATAGGAAACTTGCAATGAAATACCATCCTGACAAAAATCCCGAAGGAAGGGAGAAGTTTCTTGCAGTACAGAAAGCTTATGAGCGCCTTCAG GCCACCATGCAAGGCTTGCAAGGTCCACAGCCTTGGAGGTTATTGCTTTTATTGAAAGGACAATGCATCTTATACAGACGATATGGAGATGTACTGGAACCATTTAAATATGCTGGCTATCCGATGTTGCTCAATGCAGTTACTGTGGATGAGGATGATAACAATTTCCTTTCCTCAGATAGAGCTCCTCTTCTCGTTGCAGCTTCTGAGCTTCTCTGGCTGAC GTGTGCATCTTCTTCGTTGAATGGTGAGGAGCTTGTGAGAGACGGTGGGATTCAACTTCTTTCAACTCTTCTTTCCCGCTGCATGTGTGTGGTTCAGAAAACTACTCCTGCTATGGAACCTTCAGCCGTCATTGTCACAAATGTGATGCGAACGTTTTCTGTTTTAAGTCAGTTTGAGAGTGCCAGGACTGAGGTGCTTCAATTTTCTGGATTAGTTCAAGACATTGTACACTGCACTGAACTTGAGCTTGTTCCTGGAGCTGTTGATGCTGCACTTCAAACTATTGCTCATGTATCTGTGTCATCCGAGCTTCAGGATGCATTGCTGAAGGCTGGTGCGCTATG GTTCCTTTTACCGTTATTGCTTCAATATGACTCAACTGCCGAAAAATCAGATACGAACGAGTCACATGGTGTTGGTGCCAGTGTTCAAATTgcaaaaaatatgcatgctGTAAGAGCGGCCCAGGCCCTTTCTAGGCTTAGTGGTTTGTGCTCTAATGGGATTTCAATACCTTATAATGAGGCTGCAGCCAGTGCTCTCAGAGCATTGTTGACTCCTAAGCTTGCAAGTTTATTGAAAGATCAGATACCCAAAAACCTGCTTTCCAAATTAAACACAAACTTGGAGTCTCCAGAG ATTATTTGGAACTCATCAACTCGAGCAGAATTGCTGAAATTTGTAGATCAGCAACGTGCAAGCCAAAGTCCTGATGGTTCATATGATCTGAAGGATTCAAATGGCTTTTTATACGAGGCATTATCAAAGGAACTTTATGTTGGCAATGTTTACTTGAGGGTCTATAATGATCAGCCTGATTTTGAGATCACTGAACCAGAAGCCTTCTGTGTtgctttaattgattttatatcgTATCTTGTGCACAATCAATCTGCTACAAAGTCAGATGTCCAGGGTGAAGAAAGTCTGGATGGCTTATCCTCGAAGATTGTTCAGGATAAACTTAGTCTTGATCCCTCATCCTCAAAGACGTTTGAGCTTCCAAGTGATGCTACTGATTCATCAATGAATGAACGGAAAGTTAATGATGAGTCCTTAGCCGTATCTGACAGAAAAGTGACTGGCAAGGAAGATTCTGTAATGATTAAAAATCTTCAGTTTGGTTTGACCTCACTTCAG AACATATTGACAAGCAATCCAAATTTGGCATCCATATTTTCTACCAAAGAAAAGCTATTGCCTCTTTTTGAATGCTTTTCTGTGCCATTTGCACCAGACAGCAACATTCCTCAGCTTTGCCTGAATGTGCTGTCTCTCTTGACAACATGCGCTTCCTGCTTGGAGGCTATGGTGGCAGATGGATCTAGTCTTCTCCTTTTATTACAGATGCTTCATTATGCACCAGCTTGTCGTGAGGGGGTTCTTCATGTTCTTTATGCTTTGGCAAGCACGCCAGAACTTGCTTGGGCAGCTGCCAAGCATGGTGGAGTGGTTTACATTCTTGAACTTCTCCTGCCTTCACAAC AAGAAATTCCATTGCAGCAAAGAGCTGCAGCAGCCTCTTTATTGGGGAAGCTTGTTGGGCAACCAATGCATGGGCCTAGAGTTGCTATAACACTAGCAAGGTTTCTCCCAGATGGTCTGGTATCAGTTATAAGAGATGGTCCTGGCGAAGCTGTTGTATCAGCACTTGAACAGACTACGGAAACCCCAGAACTTGTATGGACACCAGCGATGGCAGCTTCTCTATCTGCACAGATTTCAACGATGGCATCTGACCTATATCGTGAACAAATGAAAGGACGTGTTGTTGATTGGGATGTACCTGAGCAGGCATCTGCACAGCAAGAAATGAGAGATGAGCCTCAG GTTGGCGGAATTTATGTCCGGCTGTTTCTTAAAGATCCAAAATTTCCTTTGAGAAATCCAAAGAGATTCTTGGAAGGACTGCTGGATCAGTATTTGTCATCAATTGCTGCCACACATTATGACACCCAAGCTATTGACCCAGAGCTTCCTTTGCTTCTCTCTGCTGCTTTGGTTTCATTATTGCGAGTACACCCTGCTCTTGCAGACCACGTCGGATATCTTGGTTATGTGCCCAAACTTGTGGCTGCTGTGGCTTATGAGGGAAGACGAGAAACCATGTCAACGGAGGAGGTGAAAAATGGTAACTCTGAAGCAGATAGAACATATGAATCGGATGATGGATCTGCGCAGCCTGTACAAACTCCTCAAGAACGTGTCCGCCTTAGTTGTTTGCGGGTCTTGCATCAACTTGCTGCTAGTACTACCTGTGCGGAAGCTATGGCTGCAACAAGTACAGGAACACCTCAG gTTGTTCCAATTCTAATGAAAGCTATAGGATGGCAAGGTGGAAGCATTTTAGCTCTTGAGACATTGAAACGTGTTGTTGTTGCTGGAAATCGAGCTAGGGATGCACTTGTAGCCCAAGGCCTTAA GGTTGGGCTTGTTGATGTTCTTCTTGGCCTTCTTGACTGGAGAGCTGGGGGAAGGAATGGGCTTAGCTCTCAGATGAAGTGGAATGAATCTGAAGCTTCTATTGGCAGAGTGCTTGCTATTGAG GTTTTGCATGCATTTGCAGCAGAAGGAGCTCATTGTTCCAAAGTACGTGACATATTGAGTGCCTCAGAT GTTTGGAGTGCTTATAAAGACCAGAAGCATGATCTTTTCCTCCCTTCAAATGCTCAGTCTGCGGCAGCTGGAGTTGCTGGTCTGATTGAAAGTTCCTCGTCTCGACTACCTTATGCTCTTACTGCTCCACCACAATCTTCTCATCCGAGACCACCATCAACTGCGTTTGATTCAAATGGAATGCATGATCAGCTTTCATAG